From the Candidatus Zixiibacteriota bacterium genome, the window AATACAGGCATCCATATTGAGGTACTCAAATTCAGCAAACCTGCCGCAGAGAACTATTCCGAGTTTTTCTATGTAATTTTTTACAATTCCTATGTTCTTCAGATAATCTTTGTCATAGATCACGTAAGCATATTTTGACCTGACCACTTTTTTGAAACAGACCTTCTTTGGGTCTAAAAGTCCACATCCGGCAAGACCCTGAGTCGAGTGTCTCAAAAGCTCTTCATCTGAAAGTCTCCAGGTGGAATCATTTTCCTTAGCAGTGATCTCAACTACCAGAGAGCTATATCCTTCAGGGACATTATTGGGGCTGAAGATATGAGGAAAACCAACCCGGTTAAATTTCAAGTCCTCATCCGGGAAATAAACTGCAGTATAAGGTGGAAGACTGTTCCCTTCTAATCCCAGAAGTACCGCAATCAGCGAGTTGTATTGGAGTTTGGAAGAGGCACTCTTGACCTCTTGGGGAACATCTTCTAATGCTTTCAAAAGGTCAAACACCGGGATAGTTGAAATCACCAGGTCATACTTCCTCTGATCTTCTCCATCTGAAATGCACCATCCATCTTTTTCTTTAAATATTTTTTTTACAGCAAAATTCTTGACTATTCTTTCCTCGACTTGCTTTTCTATCCCCTGAATCAAAGCCTGAAT encodes:
- a CDS encoding FAD-dependent oxidoreductase, encoding MKIGILGGGLTGLTIASQLKNEFEVLEKNSDCGGLCRSLKENGFTFDYGGAHIIYSQNKSSVDFMLNVLEGNYNQGRRNNKIYYKGHFVKYPFENGLSDLPKEDNFECLYHYLKNDCPSPSNFKEWIYYTFGKGIAEKYLLPYNRKVWNTKPEEMSLHWVEGRVPKPPLEDVIKSAIGIPTEGYTHQLNFFYPREGGIQALIQGIEKQVEERIVKNFAVKKIFKEKDGWCISDGEDQRKYDLVISTIPVFDLLKALEDVPQEVKSASSKLQYNSLIAVLLGLEGNSLPPYTAVYFPDEDLKFNRVGFPHIFSPNNVPEGYSSLVVEITAKENDSTWRLSDEELLRHSTQGLAGCGLLDPKKVCFKKVVRSKYAYVIYDKDYLKNIGIVKNYIEKLGIVLCGRFAEFEYLNMDACI